The Corallococcus soli genome includes a window with the following:
- a CDS encoding pyridoxamine 5'-phosphate oxidase family protein: MSQVQSVEALERLVGSRPLGVMMKSLGALDAHCVRLLSLSSFAVLGFIDEEGRARLSTVGGPRGFATVVDSTHLRFELHEPLSLNPTVGCGLLFLIPGLGETLRVNGRATLDGNTLLVTVEETFVHCAKALMRSAFWKPPVSVVPTSLGPVAPGPLSDPAVRDWLSRVPFVVVASWDAQGHADVSPKGDPPGFLRLDGARVAVADRPGNRRTDTFHNLLEQPRVAVLALVPGEGRELELSGVASLTTDPALLASMEVAAKVPKVALSLEPHQARLRASPAVLHAGLWDASRHVPPDHLPRMADVFIDHVRQNPQRGAAAATLRALASKRMMSWALTQDYKRNLY, from the coding sequence ATGTCCCAGGTCCAGTCGGTCGAGGCGTTGGAGCGGCTCGTCGGTTCGCGTCCGCTCGGGGTGATGATGAAGTCGCTGGGGGCCCTGGATGCGCATTGCGTCCGGCTGCTCTCGCTCTCCTCGTTCGCGGTCCTGGGCTTCATCGACGAGGAGGGCAGGGCGCGGCTGTCGACCGTGGGCGGGCCCAGGGGCTTCGCCACGGTCGTGGATTCCACGCACCTGCGATTCGAGCTGCATGAACCCCTCTCACTCAATCCCACGGTGGGGTGCGGGCTCCTGTTCCTCATCCCCGGGCTGGGGGAGACGCTTCGCGTGAATGGGCGCGCGACGCTCGACGGCAACACCCTGCTCGTCACCGTGGAAGAGACGTTCGTGCACTGCGCGAAGGCGCTGATGCGCTCGGCGTTCTGGAAGCCTCCGGTCTCCGTCGTCCCGACGTCGCTCGGCCCCGTGGCGCCGGGCCCCCTGAGCGACCCGGCCGTGCGGGACTGGCTCTCCCGTGTGCCCTTCGTCGTCGTGGCGTCGTGGGATGCGCAGGGCCACGCGGACGTGAGCCCGAAAGGCGATCCCCCGGGTTTCCTGCGGCTCGACGGAGCCCGGGTGGCGGTGGCCGACAGGCCGGGCAACCGCCGCACGGACACGTTCCACAACCTGCTCGAACAGCCCCGCGTCGCGGTCCTGGCCCTGGTGCCCGGGGAGGGGCGCGAGCTGGAGCTGTCCGGCGTCGCCTCCCTCACCACGGACCCCGCGCTGCTCGCCTCGATGGAGGTCGCGGCCAAGGTGCCGAAGGTCGCCCTGTCGCTCGAACCGCACCAGGCACGCCTGCGCGCCAGCCCGGCCGTCCTCCACGCCGGGCTCTGGGACGCCTCGCGCCATGTCCCCCCGGACCACTTGCCACGGATGGCCGACGTCTTCATCGACCACGTCAGACAGAACCCGCAGCGTGGCGCCGCCGCGGCCACCCTGCGCGCGCTCGCGTCCAAGCGGATGATGAGCTGGGCCCTGACCCAGGACTACAAGCGGAACCTCTACTGA
- a CDS encoding M3 family metallopeptidase, which yields MSEPLVPDAARHVTCPPEDFRRASEDALARARAGIARLKSLPAKTPPREVLELYDESSAALDDASARASVVRHTHPDATLREAAEAAEQSIENLSNDLRMDRGVYDVLSAVDLSGEDASTHKWMEKVLRDFRRAGVDRDEATRAKVKALQEELIRIGQEFSRNISQDTRTVALPPSALDGLPEDYARSHAPGPDGQVRISTDYPDLVPFLTYARDGKAREQLWRANRQRGHPANVDVLGRLVARRHELATLLGYPHWAAYATEDKMVRTADAARDFIQKISTAAEARMKRDYQVLLERKRQDDPKADKVDPWDSGYLDDRVKAEQYAFDSQTVRPYFEYTRVKQGVLDLTARLFGVTYRPVKDVPVWHPDVEVFDVYEGATLKGRFFLDMHPRADKYKHAAQFTLTSGKSGHRLPEGALICNFPKPGAEPALMQHGDVETFFHEFGHLLHHIFGGHTRWAGLSGVRTEWDFVEAPSQMLEEWARDVTCLQTFATHYQTGEKLPAELVERMLRADEFGKGLFVRQQMFYAALSLELYRRDPKGLDATALVRELQGQYIPFPYLEGTYFHLTFGHLDGYSSNYYTYMWSLVIAKDLFTVFQTQGLLNPAPAQAYRRAVLEPGGSDDAARLVNQFLGRDYDFRAYEAWLNKAA from the coding sequence GTGTCCGAGCCCCTGGTCCCCGACGCCGCCCGCCATGTCACCTGCCCGCCTGAGGACTTCCGCCGCGCGAGCGAGGACGCCCTGGCCCGGGCCCGCGCCGGCATCGCGCGCCTCAAGTCCCTGCCCGCGAAGACGCCCCCGCGCGAGGTGCTGGAGCTTTACGACGAATCCTCCGCCGCGCTGGACGACGCCTCCGCGCGTGCCAGCGTCGTGCGCCACACCCACCCGGACGCGACCCTGCGCGAAGCGGCGGAGGCCGCCGAGCAGTCCATCGAGAACCTCTCCAACGACCTCCGCATGGACCGGGGCGTCTACGACGTCCTCTCCGCCGTGGACCTGTCCGGCGAGGACGCCTCCACGCACAAGTGGATGGAGAAGGTGCTGCGCGACTTCCGCCGCGCCGGCGTGGACCGCGACGAGGCCACCCGCGCGAAGGTGAAGGCGCTCCAGGAAGAGCTCATCCGCATCGGCCAGGAGTTCAGCCGCAACATCAGCCAGGACACCCGCACGGTGGCCCTGCCCCCGTCCGCGCTGGACGGCCTGCCGGAGGACTACGCGCGCTCGCACGCCCCGGGCCCGGACGGGCAGGTGCGCATCTCCACCGACTACCCGGACCTGGTGCCCTTCCTCACCTACGCGCGCGACGGCAAGGCCCGCGAGCAGCTCTGGCGCGCCAACCGCCAGCGCGGCCATCCCGCCAACGTGGACGTGCTGGGCCGGCTCGTCGCCCGGCGCCATGAGCTGGCCACGCTGCTGGGCTACCCGCACTGGGCCGCCTACGCCACCGAGGACAAGATGGTGCGCACCGCGGACGCCGCGCGGGACTTCATCCAGAAGATCTCCACCGCCGCGGAGGCGCGGATGAAGCGCGACTACCAGGTGCTGCTGGAGCGCAAGCGCCAGGACGACCCGAAGGCCGACAAGGTGGACCCGTGGGACTCCGGCTACCTGGATGACCGCGTGAAGGCGGAGCAGTACGCCTTCGACTCGCAGACGGTGCGCCCCTACTTCGAATACACGCGCGTGAAGCAGGGCGTCCTGGACCTCACCGCGCGCCTGTTCGGCGTCACCTACCGCCCGGTGAAGGACGTGCCGGTGTGGCACCCGGACGTGGAGGTGTTTGACGTCTACGAGGGCGCCACGCTCAAGGGCCGCTTCTTCCTGGACATGCACCCGCGCGCGGACAAGTACAAGCACGCGGCCCAGTTCACGCTGACCAGCGGCAAGTCCGGACACCGGCTGCCGGAAGGCGCGCTCATCTGCAACTTCCCCAAGCCCGGCGCGGAGCCCGCGCTGATGCAGCACGGCGACGTGGAGACCTTCTTCCACGAGTTCGGCCACCTGCTGCACCACATCTTCGGCGGCCACACGCGCTGGGCCGGCCTGTCCGGCGTCCGCACGGAATGGGACTTCGTGGAGGCCCCGTCGCAGATGCTGGAGGAGTGGGCGCGCGACGTGACGTGCCTGCAGACCTTCGCCACGCATTACCAGACGGGGGAGAAGCTGCCCGCGGAGCTGGTGGAGCGCATGCTGCGCGCGGACGAGTTCGGCAAGGGGCTCTTCGTGCGCCAGCAGATGTTCTACGCGGCGCTCAGCCTGGAGCTCTACCGACGCGACCCGAAGGGCCTGGACGCCACCGCGCTCGTGCGCGAACTCCAGGGCCAGTACATCCCCTTCCCGTACCTGGAGGGCACGTACTTCCACCTCACCTTCGGGCACCTGGATGGGTACTCGTCCAACTACTACACGTACATGTGGTCGCTCGTCATCGCGAAGGACCTCTTCACGGTGTTCCAGACGCAGGGCCTGCTCAACCCCGCGCCCGCGCAGGCGTACCGGCGCGCGGTGCTGGAGCCGGGCGGCTCCGATGACGCCGCGCGCCTGGTGAACCAGTTCCTGGGCCGCGACTACGACTTCCGCGCCTACGAGGCCTGGCTCAACAAGGCCGCGTAG
- a CDS encoding glycogen/starch/alpha-glucan phosphorylase, which yields MAPPASARPAPPPPSTSGTPEDSGRTGLDAASVRRGFFEHVRYSRGKNPETATPHDRFMALSLAVRDRLTDRWVKTARTYYEQDVKRAYYLSAEYLLGRALGNNLLNLNMYESAAAAMQEVGVDLTQLLEMEPDAGLGNGGLGRLAACFLDSLATLGYPGMGYGIRYEFGIFSQDLVEGHQVERADEWLKFGNPWEIVRPEKAVPVRFFGRVEHHQGPDGRPVARWVGGKTVIGVPYDTPIAGYGNNTVNTLRLWQARASAEFDLLLFNAGDYERSVVEKNDSEVISKVLYPNDAFQAGKELRLKQQYFFVACSIADIVRRYLKNHSDFRDFSRKVAIQLNDTHPAIGVAELMRVLVDEKQLLWDEAWTITQETFGYTNHTLLAEAMERWPVSLFERLLPRHLEIIFEINQRFMRQVQIRYPFDVEKQQRMSLVEEGPEKKIRMAHLAVVGSHSINGVAALHTDLLRRDVLPDFATMYPERFNNKTNGVTPRRWLAWCNPRLSKLITSRIGEGWATDLDQLTKLEPHAEDPEFRKAFREVKRANKVDLANHVRDLRWVQLNPDAIFDVQIKRLHEYKRQLLDAIHIVALWMKARRQPSSVVHPRAFLFGAKAAPGYHLAKLTIRLINGIAEVVNSDAGTTGLQVVFVPNYRVSLAERIIPAADVSEQISTAGWEASGTGNMKLMLNGALTLGTLDGANVEIREAVGDENFFLFGLTADEVIARKKAGYRPRDVYESNTELREALDLIRSGFFSPEDRNLFQPLVDSLLEEDRYLVLADFAAYMSKQEEVVRAYQDAEGWTKKCIINVARAGIFSSDRTIKQYAEEIWRVQQTQVE from the coding sequence ATGGCTCCTCCCGCCTCCGCGCGCCCCGCTCCGCCTCCGCCCTCCACGTCGGGTACGCCCGAAGACAGCGGCCGCACCGGGCTCGACGCGGCCAGCGTCCGTCGCGGCTTCTTCGAACACGTGCGTTATTCGCGCGGCAAGAACCCGGAGACGGCCACCCCGCATGACCGCTTCATGGCCCTGTCCCTGGCCGTGCGCGACCGCCTCACCGACCGCTGGGTGAAGACGGCGCGCACCTACTACGAGCAGGACGTCAAGCGCGCCTACTACCTGTCGGCGGAGTACCTGCTGGGCCGCGCGCTGGGCAACAACCTGCTCAACCTCAACATGTACGAGTCCGCCGCCGCCGCCATGCAGGAGGTCGGCGTGGACCTGACGCAGCTGCTGGAGATGGAGCCGGACGCGGGCCTGGGCAACGGCGGCCTGGGACGGCTGGCGGCGTGCTTCCTGGACTCGCTGGCGACGCTCGGCTACCCGGGCATGGGCTACGGCATCCGCTACGAGTTCGGCATCTTCTCCCAGGACCTGGTGGAGGGACACCAGGTGGAGCGCGCGGACGAGTGGCTGAAGTTCGGCAACCCGTGGGAGATCGTCCGGCCGGAGAAGGCGGTGCCGGTGCGCTTCTTCGGGCGCGTGGAGCACCACCAGGGTCCGGATGGCCGGCCGGTGGCGCGCTGGGTGGGCGGCAAGACCGTGATTGGCGTGCCGTATGACACACCCATCGCGGGCTACGGCAACAACACCGTCAACACGCTGCGGCTGTGGCAGGCGCGCGCGAGCGCCGAGTTCGACCTGCTGCTGTTCAACGCGGGCGACTACGAGCGGTCGGTGGTGGAGAAGAACGACTCGGAGGTCATCTCCAAGGTCCTCTACCCCAACGACGCGTTCCAGGCCGGCAAGGAGCTGCGCCTGAAGCAGCAGTACTTCTTCGTGGCGTGCTCCATCGCGGACATCGTCCGGCGCTACCTGAAGAACCACAGCGACTTCCGGGACTTCTCCCGCAAGGTGGCCATCCAGCTCAACGACACGCACCCGGCCATTGGCGTGGCGGAGCTGATGCGCGTGCTGGTGGATGAGAAGCAGCTGCTCTGGGACGAGGCGTGGACCATCACCCAGGAGACGTTCGGCTACACCAACCACACGCTGCTCGCGGAGGCGATGGAGCGCTGGCCGGTGTCGCTGTTCGAGCGCCTGCTGCCCCGGCACCTGGAGATCATCTTCGAGATCAACCAGCGCTTCATGCGCCAGGTGCAGATCCGCTACCCGTTCGACGTGGAGAAGCAGCAGCGGATGAGCCTGGTGGAGGAGGGCCCGGAGAAGAAGATCCGCATGGCCCACCTGGCGGTGGTGGGCAGCCACAGCATCAACGGCGTGGCCGCGCTGCACACGGACCTGCTGCGCCGGGACGTGCTGCCGGACTTCGCGACGATGTATCCGGAGCGCTTCAACAACAAGACGAACGGCGTGACGCCGCGTCGGTGGCTGGCGTGGTGCAACCCGCGTCTGTCCAAGCTCATCACCAGCCGCATCGGTGAGGGGTGGGCCACGGACCTGGACCAGCTGACGAAGCTGGAGCCGCACGCGGAGGACCCGGAGTTCCGCAAGGCGTTCCGCGAGGTGAAGCGCGCGAACAAGGTGGACCTGGCCAACCACGTGCGCGACCTGCGCTGGGTGCAGCTCAACCCGGACGCCATCTTCGACGTGCAGATCAAGCGCCTGCACGAGTACAAGCGGCAGCTGCTGGACGCCATCCACATCGTGGCGCTGTGGATGAAGGCGCGGCGGCAGCCCTCCAGCGTCGTCCACCCGCGCGCGTTCCTCTTCGGCGCGAAGGCGGCGCCGGGCTACCACCTGGCGAAGCTGACCATCCGGCTCATCAACGGCATCGCGGAGGTGGTGAACAGCGACGCGGGCACCACGGGCCTCCAGGTGGTGTTCGTGCCCAACTACCGGGTGAGCCTCGCGGAGCGCATCATCCCGGCGGCGGACGTGTCCGAGCAGATCTCCACCGCGGGCTGGGAGGCGTCCGGCACGGGCAACATGAAGCTGATGCTCAACGGCGCGCTGACGCTGGGCACGCTGGACGGCGCCAACGTGGAGATCCGCGAGGCGGTGGGCGACGAGAACTTCTTCCTCTTCGGCCTCACGGCGGACGAAGTCATCGCGCGCAAGAAGGCCGGCTACCGCCCGCGCGACGTCTACGAGTCCAACACGGAGCTGCGCGAGGCGTTGGACCTCATCCGCTCCGGCTTCTTCTCCCCCGAGGACCGCAACCTCTTCCAGCCGCTGGTGGACAGCCTGCTGGAGGAGGACCGCTACCTCGTGCTGGCCGACTTCGCGGCGTACATGTCCAAGCAGGAGGAGGTCGTGCGCGCGTACCAGGACGCGGAGGGCTGGACGAAGAAGTGCATCATCAACGTGGCCCGCGCGGGCATCTTCTCCTCCGACCGCACCATCAAGCAGTACGCGGAGGAGATCTGGCGCGTGCAGCAGACGCAGGTGGAGTGA